In Alosa alosa isolate M-15738 ecotype Scorff River chromosome 23, AALO_Geno_1.1, whole genome shotgun sequence, a single window of DNA contains:
- the LOC125288769 gene encoding MOB-like protein phocein: MVMAEGTVVLRRNRPGTKAKNFYNWPDESFEEMDSTLAVQQYIQQNIRSDCSNIEHILEPPEGQDEGVWKYEHLRQFCLELNGLAVKLQGECHPDTCTQMTATEQWIFLCAAHKTPKECPAIDYTRHTLDGAACLLNSNKYFPSRVSIKESSVAKLGSVCRRIYRIFSHAYFHHRQIFDKYENETFLCHRFTRFVMKYNLMSKDNLIVPIMEEEEDAEAGQSPGAGESDA; this comes from the exons ATGGTCATGGCCGAGGGTACAGTTGTTCTGAGGAGAAATCGTCCAGGGACCAAGGCGAAG AATTTTTACAACTGGCCCGATGAATCTTTTGAGGAAATGGACAGCACACTGGCTGTGCAACAG TACATTCAACAAAATATTCGCTCAGACTGCTCAAACATAGAACACATTCTGGAGCCTCCGGAAGGACAGGACGAGGGCGTGTGGAAGTATGAGCATCTAAG GCAGTTTTGCCTTGAACTCAATGGACTTGCTGTCAAACTTCAG GGAGAGTGCCACCCAGACACATGTACTCAGATGACTGCTACAGAGCAATGGATATTCCTCTGTGCCGCTCACAAGACGCCCAAAGAG TGTCCTGCCATTGACTATACTAGACACACCCTGGATGgagctgcctgcctgctgaACAGTAACAAATATTTCCCTAGCAG AGTGAGTATTAAGGAATCTTCTGTAGCAAAGCTGGGTTCAGTCTGTCGGCGAATCTACAGGATATTCTCTCATGCCTACTTCCACCACCGCCAGATATTTGATAAATATGAG AATGAGACGTTCCTGTGCCACAGGTTCACGCGCTTCGTCATGAAGTACAACCTCATGTCAAAGGACAATCTGATCGTGCCCAtcatggaggaagaggaggacgcgGAAGCTGGACAAAGCCCTGGCGCTGGAGAGAGTGACGCCTGA
- the LOC125288772 gene encoding 60 kDa heat shock protein, mitochondrial, with protein MLRLPALMRQARPVCRALAPHLTRAYAKDVKFGADARALMLQGVDLLADAVAVTMGPKGRTVIIEQSWGSPKVTKDGVTVAKSIDLKDRYKNIGAKLVQDVANNTNEEAGDGTTTATVLARAIAKEGFDTISKGANPVEIRRGVMLAVETVISELKKLSKPVTTPEEIAQVATISANGDSEVGNIISNAMKKVGRKGVITVKDGKTLHDELEIIEGLKFDRGYISPYFINTAKGQKCEFQDAYLLLSEKKISSVQNIVPALEIANQHRKPLVIIAEDVDGEALSTLVLNRLKVGLQVVAVKAPGFGDNRKNMLKDMAVASGGTVFGDEAVGLALEDVQPHDFGKVGEVQVTKDDTLILRGRGDPGAIEKRISEIAEQLDNTTSDYEKEKLNERLAKLSDGVAVLKVGGTSDVEVNEKKDRVTDALNATRAAVEEGIVPGGGCALLRCIPALETIVPANADQKIGIDIIRRALRVPAMTIAKNAGVEGSLVVEKILQLEGLMGYDAMQGEYVNMVEKGIIDPTKVVRTALLDAAGVASLLSTAEAVVTEIPKEEKEGGMPGGMGGMGGMGGMGGMGGGMF; from the exons ATGCTGCGTTTGCCTGCTTTGATGAGACAAGCCCGACCAGTGTGCAGGGCCTTAGCTCCCCACCTGACTCGTGCCTACGCCAAAGATGTCAAATTTGGAGCCGATGCACGCGCCCTCATGCTTCAGGGGGTTGACCTGCTCGCAGACGCTGTTGCAGTTACCATGGGACCCAAG GGTCGCACTGTCATCATTGAACAGAGTTGGGGAAGTCCCAAG GTCACCAAGGATGGTGTGACAGTGGCCAAGAGCATTGACCTGAAGGACAGATACAAAAACATTGGTGCCAAGCTGGTTCAAGACGTGGCTAATAACACCAATGAAGAGGCTGGAGATGGCACGACAACTGCCACTGTTCTGGCTCGTGCCATCGCCAAAGAGGGCTTCGACACAATCAGCAAGGGAGCCAATCCTGTGGAGATCCGCCGTGGGGTGATGCTTGCAGTGGAAACTGTTATCTCTGAATTGAAGAAGCTCTCCAAACCGGTCACCACACCAGAGGAAATCGCTCAG GTTGCAACCATCTCAGCCAATGGAGACAGCGAGGTGGGAAACATAATCTCCAACGCCATGAAGAAAGTGGGTCGTAAAGGGGTCATCACGGTGAAGGATGGCAAGACGCTTCACGATGAGCTGGAGATCATCGAGGGGCTGAAGTTTGACCGTGGCTACATCTCCCCATACTTCATCAACACTGCCAAAG GTCAGAAGTGCGAGTTCCAGGATGCCTACCTGCTGCTCAGTGAGAAGAAGATCTCCAGCGTCCAGAATATTGTGCCTGCTCTGGAGATTGCCAACCAGCACCGCAAGCCTCTGGTCATCATCGCCGAGGACGTGGACGGAGAGGCCCTCAGCACACTGGTCCTTAATCG ACTGAAGGTTGGCCTTCAGGTTGTGGCAGTGAAGGCGCCTGGATTTGGCGACAACAGGAAGAACATGCTCAAGGACATGGCCGTCGCCTCTGGAGGCACC GTGTTTGGGGATGAGGCTGTTGGCTTGGCTTTGGAGGATGTTCAGCCACATGACTTTGGGAAGGTGGGTGAGGTGCAGGTCACCAAGGACGACACGTTGATCCTGAGGGGCCGCGGCGACCCCGGCGCCATCGAGAAGCGCATCAGCGAGATTGCCGAGCAACTGGACAACACCACAAGCGATTACGAGAAGGAGAAGCTTAACGAACGGCTGGCCAAGCTCTCCGACGGCGTGGCTGTGCTGAAG GTTGGCGGTACTAGTGATGTGGAGGTCAATGAGAAGAAGGACCGCGTGACCGATGCCCTGAATGCCACCCGGGCGGCTGTGGAAGAGGGCATCGTGCCCGGAGGAGGCTGTGCCCTGCTTCGCTGCATCCCTGCTCTGGAGACCATCGTGCCAGCCAACGCTGACCAGAAGATTG GCATTGACATCATCCGACGTGCCCTGCGTGTGCCGGCCATGACGATAGCGAAGAACGCGGGGGTGGAGGGCTCCCTGGTGGTGGAGAAGATCCTGCAGCTGGAGGGCCTGATGGGATACGACGCCATGCAGGGCGAGTACGTCAACATGGTGGAGAAGGGCATCATTGACCCCACCAAG GTTGTGAGAACAGCGCTGCTTGATGCTGCTGGTGTGGCATCTCTCCTGTCCACTGCCGAGGCGGTCGTCACGGAGATTCccaaggaggagaaagagggcgGCATGCCAGGCGGTATGGGTGGGATGGGAGGTATGGGAGGTATGGGTGGTATGGGTGGAGGTATGTTCTAA
- the LOC125288445 gene encoding gamma-crystallin M2-like, with amino-acid sequence MSKITFYEDKNFQGRSYECDTDCPEMHPHFSRCNSIRVESGCWVLYERPNYSGYQYVLTRGEYPEYQRWMGYNDSIRSCRTFNYTSGGPYRMRIYERPDFQGQMMEFNDDCESVQDRFRTRDIYSCNVMDGYWTMYEHPNYRGRQYFMQPGEYRRFSDWGATCATTGSFKRITDF; translated from the exons ATGAGTAAG ATCACTTTTTACGAGGACAAGAACTTCCAGGGCCGCTCATATGAGTGTGACACAGACTGCCCCGAAATGCACCCCCACTTCAGCCGCTGCAACTCCATCCGTGTGGAGAGCGGCTGCTGGGTGCTGTACGAGCGTCCAAACTACAGCGGCTACCAGTACGTGCTGACCCGCGGTGAGTACCCCGAGTACCAGCGCTGGATGGGCTACAACGACTCTATCCGCTCCTGCCGCACTTTCAACTAT ACTAGTGGCGGGCCCTACCGCATGCGCATCTACGAGCGACCTGACTTCCAGGGCCAGATGATGGAGTTCAACGACGACTGTGAGTCGGTGCAGGACCGCTTCCGCACCCGCGATATCTACTCCTGTAACGTCATGGATGGCTACTGGACCATGTACGAGCACCCCAACTACAGGGGGCGCCAGTACTTCATGCAGCCTGGAGAGTACCGCAGATTCAGCGACTGGGGCGCCACTTGTGCCACCACTGGCTCCTTCAAGAGGATCACTGATTTTTAA
- the LOC125288810 gene encoding gamma-crystallin M3-like, with amino-acid sequence MMGKIIFYEDRNFGGRYHECMGDCSDLHTYFNRCHSIRVESGCFMIYERPNYMGHQYFLRRGEYSDYQRMMGMTDCVRSCRMIPMYRGNYKMRMYNRNDMSGEMMELMDDCPNFMDRFHMSDCQSCNVMDGHWLMYDQPNYRGRMYYLRPGEYRKFSDWGAMSGRIGSIRRIMDF; translated from the exons ATGATGGGCAAG ATCATCTTCTACGAGGACCGCAACTTCGGTGGTCGTTACCATGAGTGCATGGGCGACTGCTCCGACCTGCACACCTACTTCAACCGCTGCCACTCCATCCGTGTGGAGAGCGGCTGCTTCATGATCTATGAGCGTCCCAACTACATGGGCCACCAGTACTTCCTGCGCCGTGGAGAGTACTCCGACTACCAGCGCATGATGGGCATGACTGACTGTGTCAGATCCTGCCGCATGATCCCCATG TACCGTGGTAACTACAAAATGAGGATGTACAATCGCAACGACATGTCCGGCGAGATGATGGAGCTGATGGACGACTGCCCTAACTTCATGGACCGCTTCCACATGTCCGACTGCCAGTCTTGCAACGTCATGGACGGCCACTGGCTGATGTACGACCAGCCCAACTACAGGGGCAGGATGTACTACCTGAGGCCTGGCGAGTACAGGAAGTTCAGCGACTGGGGTGCCATGAGTGGCAGGATCGGATCCATCCGCCGTATCATGGACTTCTAA
- the LOC125288361 gene encoding gamma-crystallin M2-like, whose protein sequence is MAVGKIIFFEDRNFQGRSHECSSDCADLHSYFNRCNSIKVESGCFVVYERPNYMGHQYFLKRGDYSDNQRMIGINDCIRSCRMIPTYRGNYKLRFYERPEMGGQMMELNDDCPNFNDRFHMSDVNSCNVMEGHWLMYDQPNYRGRVYYLRPGEYRRFSDWGGQGPRVGSLRRITDF, encoded by the exons ATGGCAGTGGGAAAG ATTATCTTCTTCGAGGACAGGAACTTCCAGGGTCGTTCCCATGAGTGCAGCAGTGACTGTGCTGACCTGCACTCCTACTTCAACCGCTGCAACTCCATCAAGGTGGAGAGcggctgctttgtcgtctatgAGCGCCCCAACTACATGGGCCATCAGTACTTCCTGAAGAGGGGGGACTACTCTGACAACCAGCGCATGATTGGCATCAATGACTGCATCAGATCCTGCAGAATGATTCCCACG TACCGTGGCAACTACAAGCTGCGCTTCTACGAGCGCCCAGAGATGGGTGGTCAGATGATGGAGCTCAATGACGACTGTCCCAACTTTAACGACCGCTTCCACATGTCCGACGTGAACTCCTGCAACGTGATGGAGGGCCACTGGCTCATGTACGACCAGCCCAACTACCGCGGCCGCGTCTACTACCTCAGGCCCGGCGAGTACAGGAGGTTCAGCGACTGGGGAGGCCAGGGCCCCAGAGTGGGGTCTCTCAGACGCATCACTGATTTCTAG
- the LOC125288792 gene encoding gamma-crystallin M2-like, which translates to MGKIIFYEDRNFQGRSYECSSDCADLHSHFSRCNSIQVESGSWMVYERPNFMGYQYFLRRGEYPDYQRWMGFNDCVRSCRLIPQHQGSHRVRIYERMDFGGQMMEFTDDCPSLYDRFHYNDIHSCNVMDGYWLFYEHPNYRGRQYLLRPGEYRRFNEWGGMGPRIGSFRRITN; encoded by the exons ATGGGAAAG ATCATCTTCTATGAGGACAGGAACTTCCAGGGGCGCTCGTACGAGTGCAGCAGTGACTGCGCCGACCTGCACTCGCACTTCAGCCGCTGCAACTCCATCCAGGTGGAGAGCGGCAGCTGGATGGTGTACGAGCGGCCTAACTTCATGGGCTACCAGTACTTCCTGCGCCGCGGCGAGTACCCCGACTACCAGCGTTGGATGGGTTTCAACGACTGCGTCCGATCCTGCCGCTTGATCCCCCAG CACCAGGGATCGCACCGCGTCCGCATCTATGAGCGCATGGACTTTGGCGGTCAGATGATGGAGTTCACCGACGACTGCCCCTCGCTGTACGACCGCTTCCACTACAATGACATCCACTCGTGCAACGTCATGGACGGCTACTGGCTGTTCTACGAGCACCCCAACTACAGGGGGCGCCAGTACCTGCTGAGGCCTGGCGAGTACCGCCGCTTCAACGAGTGGGGCGGCATGGGTCCCAGAATAGGCTCCTTCAGACGCATCACaaactga
- the LOC125288410 gene encoding gamma-crystallin M3-like: protein MSTGRIIFYEDRNFQGRSYETSSDCPELTSYLSRCNSCKVESGCFMVYERPNFQGHQMMVRRGEYPDNQYLMGMSMSDCIRSCRNIPMHRGPFRMRMYEKENFGGQMHELMDDCESVQDRFRMSDMRSCHVMDGHWLMHEQPHYRGRMMYLRPGEYRNLGRDMGMSNQMRISSMRRIMDSC from the exons atgtccACTGGCAGG ATCATCTTCTACGAGGACAGGAACTTCCAGGGCCGGTCTTATGAGACCAGCAGCGACTGCCCTGAGCTGACCTCCTACCTGAGCCGCTGCAACTCCTGCAAGGTGGAGAGCGGCTGCTTCATGGTCTACGAGCGCCCCAACTTCCAGGGCCACCAGATGATGGTGCGCAGGGGCGAGTATCCTGACAACCAGTATCTCATGGGCATGAGCATGAGCGACTGCATCAGATCCTGCCGCAACATCCCCATG CATCGTGGACCCTTCAGGATGAGGATGTACGAGAAGGAGAACTTCGGTGGACAGATGCACGAGCTGATGGACGACTGTGAGTCCGTCCAGGACCGTTTCCGCATGTCCGACATGAGGTCCTGCCACGTGATGGACGGGCACTGGCTCATGCACGAGCAGCCCCACTACCGTGGCAGGATGATGTACCTGAGGCCCGGCGAGTACAGGAACTTGGGCAGGGACATGGGCATGAGCAACCAGATGAGAATCAGCTCCATGAGACGCATCATGGACTCCTGTTAG